One part of the Sebastes fasciatus isolate fSebFas1 chromosome 8, fSebFas1.pri, whole genome shotgun sequence genome encodes these proteins:
- the LOC141772705 gene encoding 14-3-3 protein beta/alpha-1-like: MDKNDLVQKAKLAEQAERYDDMAAAMKSVTEQGTELSNEERNLLSVAYKNVVGARRSSWRVISSIEQKTEGNDKKQQMAREYREKIEAELQEICHDVLGLLDNFLITNATAAESKVFYLKMKGDYYRYLSEVASGDTKKDTVDNSQQAYQQAFDISKGEMQPTHPIRLGLALNFSVFYYEILNNPDQACALAKGAFDDAIAELDTLNEDSYKDSTLIMQLLRDNLTLWTSENQADEGEAGDGEN, encoded by the exons ATGGATAAGAACGACCTGGTACAGAAGGCCAAGCTTGCTGAGCAGGCTGAGCGCTACGATGACATGGCTGCAGCTATGAAGTCGGTGACAGAGCAAGGTACGGAGCTGTCAAACGAGGAGCGCAACCTGCTCTCCGTTGCCTATAAAAATGTGGTAGGCGCACGTCGCTCATCCTGGCGCGTCATCTCCAGCATCGAGCAGAAGACTGAGGGCAATGACAAAAAGCAGCAGATGGCACGCGAATACCGGGAGAAGATTGAAGCTGAGCTGCAGGAAATCTGCCATGATGTGCTC GGGCTACTGGACAACTTTCTCATTACCAATGCGACTGCTGCTGAGAGCAAGGTGTTCTATCTGAAAATGAAAGGCGACTATTATAGATACCTGTCTGAGGTTGCATCTGGGGATACTAAGAAGG ATACAGTGGATAATTCCCAGCAAGCGTACCAGCAAGCTTTTGACATCAGCAAGGGGGAGATGCAGCCAACGCACCCTATCCGGCTTGGCCTGGCCCTCAACTTCTCAGTCTTCTACTATGAAATCCTCAACAACCCGGACCAGGCCTGCGCCTTGGCTAAGGGG GCTTTTGATGACGCCATCGCTGAACTTGACACTTTGAACGAGGATTCTTACAAAGACAGCACCCTGATCATGCAACTACTAAGGGACAACCTGACT CTGTGGACATCAGAAAACCAGGCAGATGAGGGAGAGGCCGGAGACGGGGAAAACTAA
- the ognb gene encoding osteoglycin, paralog b isoform X1: MMQLRTLIFTSVMLPWILSSAAKGEYMEARKPRNVSSSNFQDYTVQDIDPDQAAPEAHEMPTCLLCVCLIGSVYCEEVSPEMSAIPALPKETGYLYARFNKITKIRNKDFADMATLRRIDLTGNLIAEIDDGAFSKLPNLEELTLADNRLTKLPMLPVNLVSFNANFNRLKTQGVKATAFKKLTRLAYLYLGNNELTAVPQLPESLQAVHLHNNKISTITDETFCKGNSSHYIRTNMDEVRLEGNPVTLSNHPNSFICLQSLPIGWDG; this comes from the exons ATGATGCAATTAAGGACTTTAATTTTCACATCTGTTATGCTCCCATGGATACTGTCTTCTGCAGCAAAAGGCGAATACATGGAAGCGAGAAAACCAAGG AACGTCAGTTCTTCAAACTTTCAAGACTATACCGTTCAAGACATCGACCCTGACCAAGCAGCTCCAGAAGCCCACG AGATGCCGACATGCCTGCTGTGTGTTTGCCTGATTGGATCGGTTTACTGTGAGGAGGTGTCACCAGAAATGTCCGCCATCCCAGCACTGCCAAAGGAAACAGGATATCTCTATGCACGTTTCaacaaaatcacaaaaataagaaacaaaGACTTTGCAGACATGG ccACATTAAGAAGAATCGACCTGACTGGGAATCTCATCGCTGAAATAGACGATGGAGCTTTTTCAAAACTTCCAAATCTTGAGGAGCTCACTCTTGCAGATAACAGACTGACTAAACTTCCCATGCTGCCCGTCAACCTGGTGTCATTCAATGCCAATTTCAACCGGCTTAAAACCCAGGGTGTAAAGGCAACTGCTTTTAAA AAACTCACAAGACTGGCTTATCTTTACCTTGGAAACAATGAACTGACAGCAGTGCCCCAACTTCCAGAGTCTCTTCAAGCTGTGCACCTGCAT AACAACAAGATCTCGACAATAACAGATGAGACGTTCTGCAAAGGTAACAGCAGTCACTACATCCGGACCAACATGGACGAGGTGAGACTGGAAGGGAACCCCGTCACGCTGTCGAACCACCCCAACAGCTTCATCTGTCTGCAGTCTCTCCCTATCGGATGGGACGGCTGA
- the ognb gene encoding osteoglycin, paralog b isoform X2 yields the protein MDTVFCSKRRIHGSEKTKDYTVQDIDPDQAAPEAHEMPTCLLCVCLIGSVYCEEVSPEMSAIPALPKETGYLYARFNKITKIRNKDFADMATLRRIDLTGNLIAEIDDGAFSKLPNLEELTLADNRLTKLPMLPVNLVSFNANFNRLKTQGVKATAFKKLTRLAYLYLGNNELTAVPQLPESLQAVHLHNNKISTITDETFCKGNSSHYIRTNMDEVRLEGNPVTLSNHPNSFICLQSLPIGWDG from the exons ATGGATACTGTCTTCTGCAGCAAAAGGCGAATACATGGAAGCGAGAAAACCAAGG ACTATACCGTTCAAGACATCGACCCTGACCAAGCAGCTCCAGAAGCCCACG AGATGCCGACATGCCTGCTGTGTGTTTGCCTGATTGGATCGGTTTACTGTGAGGAGGTGTCACCAGAAATGTCCGCCATCCCAGCACTGCCAAAGGAAACAGGATATCTCTATGCACGTTTCaacaaaatcacaaaaataagaaacaaaGACTTTGCAGACATGG ccACATTAAGAAGAATCGACCTGACTGGGAATCTCATCGCTGAAATAGACGATGGAGCTTTTTCAAAACTTCCAAATCTTGAGGAGCTCACTCTTGCAGATAACAGACTGACTAAACTTCCCATGCTGCCCGTCAACCTGGTGTCATTCAATGCCAATTTCAACCGGCTTAAAACCCAGGGTGTAAAGGCAACTGCTTTTAAA AAACTCACAAGACTGGCTTATCTTTACCTTGGAAACAATGAACTGACAGCAGTGCCCCAACTTCCAGAGTCTCTTCAAGCTGTGCACCTGCAT AACAACAAGATCTCGACAATAACAGATGAGACGTTCTGCAAAGGTAACAGCAGTCACTACATCCGGACCAACATGGACGAGGTGAGACTGGAAGGGAACCCCGTCACGCTGTCGAACCACCCCAACAGCTTCATCTGTCTGCAGTCTCTCCCTATCGGATGGGACGGCTGA
- the uqcc5 gene encoding ubiquinol-cytochrome c reductase complex assembly factor 5, with translation MFTRSNNIRYILSLVPGKRLGTYRFLPIFFCIGGVMEWIMINVRIGQETFYDVYRRKQSERGYQQKIADGLIAPNEPAAK, from the exons ATGTTTACTAGGAGTAATAATATCAGATATATACTGAGTCTTGTCCCGGGTAAACGTCTTGGGACGTACCGGTTTCTCCCCATCTTCTTCTGCATCGGAGGCGTTATGGAGTGGATCATGATCAACGTGAGGATAGGACAAGAGACTTTCT ATGATGTCTACCGAAGAAAGCAATCAGAACGGGGTTACCAGCAGAAGATAGCAGACGGCTTGATAGCTCCCAATGAGCCTGCAGCCAAGTGA
- the kctd6b gene encoding BTB/POZ domain-containing protein KCTD6 isoform X2 encodes MSTPVTLNVGGHLYTTSLSTLQRYPDSMLGAMFRGDFPTTRDSKGNYFIDRDGTLFRYILNFLRTSELTLPLDFTETDLLRKEADFYQIEPLILCLNDPKPLYPPDIFEQVVELSSTRKLSKYSNPVAVIITQLTITTKVHGLLEGISNNFTKWNKHMMDTRDCQVSFTFGPCDYHQEVALRVHLMDYIMKQGFTIRNTRVHHMSERANENTVEHHWTFCRPAHKVED; translated from the coding sequence ATGAGTACTCCTGTTACCTTGAATGTGGGAGGCCACTTGTACACCACCAGTTTATCCACCCTGCAGCGCTACCCAGACTCCATGCTGGGTGCCATGTTCCGTGGAGATTTTCCCACAACCCGCGATTCCAAAGGGAATTATTTCATCGATCGCGATGGGACACTTTTCCGGTACATCCTGAACTTCCTGCGGACATCTGAGCTTACCCTCCCCTTGGACTTCACAGAGACAGACCTCCTGAGGAAAGAGGCGGACTTCTACCAGATCGAACCTTTAATCCTGTGCCTTAACGATCCcaagccgctgtaccctcctgaCATCTTTGAGCAGGTCGTGGAGCTCTCCAGCACTCGGAAACTGTCCAAATATTCAAACCCGGTCGCTGTTATCATCACACAGCTAACCATCACCACAAAGGTTCACGGTCTGCTGGAAGGTATTTCCAACAACTTCACCAAGTGGAACAAACACATGATGGACACCAGAGACTGCCAGGTGTCTTTCACCTTCGGACCATGTGACTATCACCAAGAGGTGGCCCTAAGGGTTCACCTCATGGACTACATCATGAAACAAGGCTTCACCATCCGCAACACGCGTGTGCATCACATGAGTGAGCGTGCAAACGAGAACACGGTGGAGCATCACTGGACTTTCTGTAGACCAGCTCACAAAGTTGAAGACTGA
- the kctd6b gene encoding BTB/POZ domain-containing protein KCTD6 isoform X1 has translation MDNGDWGHRMSTPVTLNVGGHLYTTSLSTLQRYPDSMLGAMFRGDFPTTRDSKGNYFIDRDGTLFRYILNFLRTSELTLPLDFTETDLLRKEADFYQIEPLILCLNDPKPLYPPDIFEQVVELSSTRKLSKYSNPVAVIITQLTITTKVHGLLEGISNNFTKWNKHMMDTRDCQVSFTFGPCDYHQEVALRVHLMDYIMKQGFTIRNTRVHHMSERANENTVEHHWTFCRPAHKVED, from the exons ATGGATAATGGAGACTGGGGCCATAGG ATGAGTACTCCTGTTACCTTGAATGTGGGAGGCCACTTGTACACCACCAGTTTATCCACCCTGCAGCGCTACCCAGACTCCATGCTGGGTGCCATGTTCCGTGGAGATTTTCCCACAACCCGCGATTCCAAAGGGAATTATTTCATCGATCGCGATGGGACACTTTTCCGGTACATCCTGAACTTCCTGCGGACATCTGAGCTTACCCTCCCCTTGGACTTCACAGAGACAGACCTCCTGAGGAAAGAGGCGGACTTCTACCAGATCGAACCTTTAATCCTGTGCCTTAACGATCCcaagccgctgtaccctcctgaCATCTTTGAGCAGGTCGTGGAGCTCTCCAGCACTCGGAAACTGTCCAAATATTCAAACCCGGTCGCTGTTATCATCACACAGCTAACCATCACCACAAAGGTTCACGGTCTGCTGGAAGGTATTTCCAACAACTTCACCAAGTGGAACAAACACATGATGGACACCAGAGACTGCCAGGTGTCTTTCACCTTCGGACCATGTGACTATCACCAAGAGGTGGCCCTAAGGGTTCACCTCATGGACTACATCATGAAACAAGGCTTCACCATCCGCAACACGCGTGTGCATCACATGAGTGAGCGTGCAAACGAGAACACGGTGGAGCATCACTGGACTTTCTGTAGACCAGCTCACAAAGTTGAAGACTGA
- the abhd6b gene encoding monoacylglycerol lipase ABHD6b: protein MAADLDMVNLFIIAGGTLAIPILAFVASFLLWPSALIKVYYWYWRRTLGLQVRYADCGGYRFCYAYRGKPGMRPSILMLHGFSAHKDTWLTVVKYLPKHLHIVCVDMPGHEGTTRTNTEDYSIQGQVRRIHQFVESIRLNRKPFHVVGTSMGGNVAGVYAAYYPSEICSMTLICPDGIRHPCETKFDNHLQDLEHSNYTLNIPLIPTTPEEMEDMFRLCSHVRFKIPQQILQGMVDVRQPHNTFYEEVFMEILGETSRYALQEHLHLITAPLQVIWGKKDQVVDVSGATVIAEVLPGCRVDLLDNCGHSVVMERPSRTAKLILEFIIIMQQDAKGGTKKSS from the exons ATGGCGGCTGATCTGGATATGGTGAACTTGTTTATCATTGCCGGGGGAACGCTGGCGATTCCCATCCTGGCCTTCGttgcttccttcctcctctggcCCTCTGCACTCATTAAAGTGTATTACTG GTACTGGAGGAGGACTCTGGGCCTGCAGGTGCGCTACGCAGACTGCGGTGGCTATCGCTTCTGTTACGCCTACAGAGGGAAGCCCGGGATGAGACCCTCCATTTTAATGCTGCACGGCTTCTCTGCTCACAAAGACACATGGCTCACTGTCGTCAAG TATCTACCAAAACATCTGCACATAGTGTGTGTGGACATGCCTGGTCATGAGGGAACAACACGCACCAACACAGAGGATTACTCCATTCAGGGGCAGGTCAGGAGGATCCATCAG TTTGTGGAATCCATTCGCTTGAACAGGAAACCTTTCCATGTGGTTGGAACCTCCATGGGGGGAAATGTAGCCGGGGTCTACGCAGCCTACTACCCCTCAGAGATCTGTAGCATGACTCTCATCTGTCCAGACG GTATAAGACACCCATGTGAGACCAAATTTGACAATCATCTGCAGGACTTGGAGCACAgcaattacacattaaacatccCGCTGATCCCTACCACGCCCGAGGAGATGGAGGACATGTTCAGACTTTGTTCTCATGTTCGCTTTAAAATCCCTCAGCAG ATTCTTCAAGGAATGGTAGATGTCCGACAGCCTCACAACACATTTTATGAAGAAG taTTTATGGAGATTCTTGGTGAGACATCAAGATATGCCTTACAGGAGCACTTACATCTGATCACTGCACCTTTACAAGTGATATGGGGCAAAAAAGACCAG GTGGTGGATGTCTCTGGAGCTACAGTCATTGCAGAGGTGTTGCCTGGATGCAGGGTGGACCTGCTGGACAACTGTGGTCACTCTGTGGTGATGGAGAGGCCCTCTCGGACAGCCAAACTCATCCTGgagttcatcatcatcatgcagCAAGACGCCAAGGGTGGCACAAAGAAATCTTCCTGA